A window from Enterocloster bolteae encodes these proteins:
- a CDS encoding DUF5348 domain-containing protein — translation MKQGTLFYDKESGRYDFCYDCDGETVNYGGIHCGEVFEFCLNDVWVPARVEMYEDWYLVGLPGLKMEGLEVRTR, via the coding sequence ATGAAGCAGGGAACATTATTTTATGACAAGGAGAGCGGCAGATACGATTTCTGTTATGATTGCGATGGAGAGACCGTAAATTATGGCGGAATCCATTGCGGGGAGGTATTTGAGTTCTGTCTGAATGATGTGTGGGTTCCGGCCAGAGTTGAGATGTATGAGGACTGGTATCTGGTGGGTTTACCGGGACTGAAGATGGAGGGACTGGAAGTAAGAACAAGGTAA
- the ligA gene encoding NAD-dependent DNA ligase LigA, giving the protein MKQNQNEHLSQEAIRIHHLVKQLNQYRHEYYNMNAPSVSDAVYDCLFDELDALEKRTGIILSNSPTQTVGYQAVSQLDKVHHPIPLLSLDKTKQITEIHDFMKKQKSLLMLKLDGLTIKLTYENGRLIEASTRGDGDEGEIVTHNASAFRNIPLSIPYQKRLVISGEAFIHIHDFERLQNTLLDSNGNPYRNARNLAAGSARCLDANICKERSVSFYAFHVLEGLDESSELSKSREARLTALHPLGFDICPFLVLSSEASLETLNEAMATLRDLASELDIPIDGLVLRYDDLPYSVACGRTGRFYKDGKAFKFEDDTFKTIFRSIEWQTGRTGEIAPVALFDPIEIDGSTVSRASLHNLTFIQDLELYPGCRILVSKRNMIIPHIEENLDRGHYQDMTPRTCPCCGSPTRIYSRSSGSERIVQTLHCDNPNCSQQILQRFVHFCEKKAMNIIGISEATLKQFIDLGFLKCFQDIYHLDRFSDQIADMDGFGKKSYERLWNSINESRNTTFVRYLVAMDIPMIGRTASRKLEQYFHGNLLELELAAMSRFDFTCLEDFGETMSSNIIEWFHDRENLTLWRNLQKEMHFKEREETIMTETKNNPFAGCTIVATGKLENFTRDSINSKIISLGATAGSSVTKKTDYLICGEKAGSKLAKAQQLGVKVLSEQEFLNMIA; this is encoded by the coding sequence ATGAAACAAAATCAAAATGAACATCTCTCCCAGGAGGCAATACGCATTCATCATCTGGTGAAACAGCTCAACCAGTACCGGCACGAATACTACAACATGAATGCTCCCAGTGTATCCGATGCAGTCTATGATTGTCTTTTCGATGAATTAGATGCATTAGAAAAACGAACCGGAATTATCCTGAGTAATTCTCCGACACAGACCGTCGGATATCAAGCTGTCAGTCAGTTAGACAAAGTACACCATCCGATACCACTGCTCTCTCTTGACAAAACAAAACAGATAACAGAAATCCATGATTTTATGAAAAAGCAGAAATCCCTTCTTATGCTGAAGCTGGATGGACTTACCATCAAGCTCACATATGAAAATGGCCGGCTCATTGAGGCTTCTACAAGAGGCGATGGCGATGAAGGAGAAATCGTTACCCACAATGCTTCGGCTTTCCGGAATATTCCTTTATCTATTCCTTACCAGAAACGTCTTGTTATAAGTGGAGAAGCATTTATCCACATTCATGACTTCGAACGGCTGCAAAATACCCTATTGGACAGCAATGGAAACCCTTACCGAAACGCCAGAAATCTGGCCGCCGGCTCTGCTCGCTGTCTGGATGCCAATATCTGCAAAGAACGTTCTGTTTCCTTCTATGCATTTCATGTTCTGGAAGGACTGGACGAATCTTCGGAGCTTTCAAAAAGCCGCGAAGCACGCCTTACAGCATTACATCCTCTGGGATTCGACATCTGTCCTTTTCTGGTACTTTCATCAGAAGCATCCCTTGAAACACTGAATGAAGCCATGGCAACGCTCCGTGATCTGGCTTCTGAACTGGATATTCCCATTGACGGCCTGGTTCTCCGATATGATGACCTGCCTTACTCTGTCGCCTGCGGGCGTACCGGACGTTTCTATAAAGACGGAAAAGCTTTTAAATTTGAAGATGATACATTTAAAACCATTTTTCGTTCGATTGAATGGCAGACTGGACGAACCGGAGAGATTGCTCCCGTGGCACTGTTTGATCCGATTGAAATTGACGGATCTACTGTATCCAGAGCAAGTCTGCATAATCTGACATTTATTCAAGATCTGGAACTCTATCCCGGATGTCGGATTCTGGTATCCAAACGAAATATGATTATTCCCCATATCGAAGAAAACTTAGATCGCGGCCACTATCAGGATATGACACCCAGAACATGCCCCTGCTGCGGCAGTCCTACCCGTATCTATTCCAGAAGTTCCGGTTCGGAACGGATTGTACAGACACTACACTGCGATAACCCAAACTGCAGCCAGCAGATTCTTCAGCGCTTTGTTCACTTCTGTGAAAAGAAAGCTATGAATATCATCGGTATTTCTGAAGCCACCTTAAAACAGTTTATTGACCTGGGCTTTCTGAAATGCTTTCAGGATATTTATCACCTGGATCGCTTTTCAGATCAAATTGCTGATATGGACGGATTCGGTAAAAAATCCTATGAACGGCTCTGGAACTCCATTAACGAAAGCCGCAATACCACCTTTGTCCGTTATCTGGTTGCCATGGATATTCCCATGATCGGCAGAACTGCCAGCCGGAAACTGGAACAATACTTTCACGGAAATCTTTTGGAACTGGAGCTTGCAGCTATGAGCCGATTTGACTTTACCTGCCTGGAAGACTTTGGTGAAACTATGAGCAGCAATATTATCGAATGGTTCCATGACCGTGAAAATCTTACCTTATGGAGAAACTTACAAAAAGAAATGCACTTTAAAGAAAGAGAGGAAACTATCATGACAGAAACTAAAAATAACCCATTTGCAGGATGTACCATCGTAGCAACCGGAAAGCTTGAAAACTTTACCCGTGACAGCATTAACAGCAAGATCATCAGCTTAGGCGCCACCGCCGGAAGCTCCGTCACAAAGAAAACCGATTACCTGATCTGCGGAGAAAAAGCCGGCAGCAAACTGGCGAAGGCACAGCAGCTTGGGGTAAAGGTTCTGAGCGAACAGGAATTTTTAAATATGATTGCATAA
- a CDS encoding DUF3137 domain-containing protein, which produces MEEKSRNMTDEHLSRQLRKSKSGKLGGKLLSLVGGVVAIAGIILGGNIVLVVIGGVILGLGQMVQGKSKDKASQQAFDAIAPDIVSAALENVQMSPTPHLLDAEDTNIPLPRHTHCSGSGYVRGTYRGLTTELCTVRLTEVNEVQREETGLWEKNEQPVYTGQWMLCELGQEFPTWLTIWPRERLDKLFSAKTIKTGSEVFDKRFNLSSDDEAAALRILTLGRMERILALADSSIGKFAVNLNPDGRVYIAVHSGRGFFDIGKGYENPAQLRQRFAHELRWFTDMIDAFRGV; this is translated from the coding sequence ATGGAAGAAAAAAGCAGGAACATGACGGATGAACATCTGTCGCGGCAGCTTCGCAAAAGCAAGAGCGGCAAATTGGGCGGAAAACTCCTTTCGCTGGTGGGCGGTGTGGTCGCCATCGCAGGCATCATTCTGGGCGGCAACATTGTGCTGGTCGTCATCGGCGGCGTGATCCTTGGCCTGGGGCAGATGGTGCAGGGCAAGTCCAAGGACAAGGCAAGCCAGCAGGCCTTCGATGCCATCGCACCGGACATCGTAAGCGCTGCCCTTGAAAACGTGCAGATGAGCCCCACGCCGCATCTTCTGGACGCAGAGGACACGAACATACCCCTGCCCAGACACACCCATTGCAGCGGCAGTGGGTATGTTCGGGGAACATATCGTGGCCTGACTACGGAGCTGTGTACCGTCAGGCTGACGGAGGTCAACGAGGTCCAGCGGGAGGAAACGGGCCTGTGGGAAAAGAACGAGCAGCCTGTCTACACCGGTCAGTGGATGCTGTGTGAGCTGGGACAAGAATTTCCGACATGGCTGACCATCTGGCCGAGAGAAAGGCTGGATAAGCTGTTCAGCGCCAAAACCATCAAAACAGGCAGCGAGGTCTTCGACAAACGCTTCAATCTGAGCAGCGACGATGAAGCGGCAGCCCTTCGCATCCTGACCCTTGGCCGCATGGAGCGCATCCTGGCACTGGCGGATTCCTCCATCGGTAAATTTGCTGTAAATCTCAACCCCGACGGCAGGGTGTATATCGCCGTTCACAGCGGACGCGGCTTTTTCGACATCGGCAAAGGCTATGAAAATCCAGCGCAGCTGCGGCAGCGCTTTGCCCATGAACTGCGCTGGTTCACGGATATGATCGACGCATTCCGCGGTGTGTAA
- a CDS encoding lipoprotein: MKKLFALVWTLFMCLSLAACGNTESDDTQSGYETVMDMEFLDGMWSIDGTAKLYFDSTEGFYAYRTRWGLGGRGEFELSEASGRPMIFFNGLLYNFLLRDDGVLLPNRNGEGSGLTIHRNTFLHDDEAEIVEWDISNWDGMWQNALGETIVINSSLMQYIACSPDYSMSGTMNDEGEGMGLYLYDNGTRAYLCPGDDGNSFTLSAERFGRYGDDQHFDGVFYRNADFYAYTDMENAEFYEDEYSTFYIWYYDGVNRYLLGNDYTIGEDGLAYHDEDGLIYPAGWIPEEPYDPAVDWGANWMDSWDI; encoded by the coding sequence ATGAAGAAGCTTTTTGCTCTTGTATGGACGCTTTTTATGTGTCTGAGCCTTGCCGCTTGCGGCAACACCGAATCTGACGATACGCAAAGCGGCTATGAAACCGTCATGGATATGGAATTTCTCGACGGGATGTGGAGCATCGACGGCACCGCGAAGTTATACTTTGACAGTACGGAGGGCTTTTACGCCTACCGCACTCGCTGGGGACTCGGCGGGCGCGGAGAATTCGAACTGTCCGAGGCGAGCGGTCGGCCGATGATCTTCTTCAACGGTCTTCTCTACAACTTCCTCCTGCGCGACGACGGCGTGTTGCTGCCAAACCGGAACGGCGAGGGCAGCGGACTCACCATCCATCGAAACACCTTCCTCCACGACGACGAGGCGGAGATCGTCGAATGGGACATAAGCAACTGGGACGGCATGTGGCAAAATGCCCTGGGCGAGACCATCGTCATCAACTCGTCCCTCATGCAGTACATCGCCTGCTCGCCGGACTATTCCATGAGTGGCACCATGAACGACGAGGGCGAGGGTATGGGCCTCTATCTTTACGACAACGGGACGCGCGCCTACCTCTGCCCCGGTGACGACGGCAACAGCTTCACCCTCTCCGCCGAACGCTTCGGCCGCTACGGGGACGATCAGCATTTTGATGGCGTCTTTTACCGCAATGCCGACTTCTACGCCTACACGGATATGGAAAACGCGGAGTTTTATGAAGACGAATACTCCACCTTCTATATCTGGTACTACGACGGCGTGAACCGTTACCTTTTGGGCAACGATTACACCATCGGCGAAGACGGCCTTGCCTACCACGACGAAGACGGCCTCATCTATCCCGCAGGCTGGATTCCCGAAGAACCATATGATCCCGCTGTTGACTGGGGCGCAAACTGGATGGATAGTTGGGACATCTGA
- a CDS encoding DUF3592 domain-containing protein, with product MKSIKVIVIGFIFAVALVAWPAGYMQYITAGIGFLLAAVLMAWLGVRRRKSAQKEYEDDVRRYTGTTMMKVVWIEESADERWAHQKDGSDRLRRETYYLPTYEYTVNGTTYRYSSRQSLSGKRDLGRQVMGYYDPAKPERITENRPRKPVLGGFLFFFGALILLFFGIMTFTGNITIS from the coding sequence ATGAAGAGTATCAAAGTTATCGTAATCGGTTTCATTTTTGCAGTAGCGCTTGTGGCATGGCCCGCAGGATATATGCAGTATATCACAGCGGGCATTGGCTTTCTCCTCGCGGCCGTGCTGATGGCATGGCTTGGTGTCCGTCGTCGAAAAAGCGCACAGAAGGAATACGAGGATGACGTGCGGCGGTACACAGGCACCACGATGATGAAGGTGGTATGGATCGAGGAATCGGCCGATGAACGGTGGGCACACCAAAAGGACGGCAGTGATCGGCTGCGCCGGGAGACGTACTATCTGCCGACCTATGAGTACACAGTGAATGGCACGACCTATCGGTACTCGAGCCGTCAATCGCTGTCCGGCAAGCGAGATCTGGGGCGGCAGGTGATGGGATACTATGACCCGGCTAAGCCGGAACGCATTACGGAAAACAGGCCGCGAAAACCTGTCCTGGGCGGATTCCTGTTCTTCTTCGGAGCTCTAATCCTGCTGTTTTTCGGGATCATGACATTCACTGGAAATATCACCATTTCCTGA
- a CDS encoding ATP-binding protein: MYLKRIIYDQLLDWKNDTSHSTLEVSGARQVGKTYIINKFADENFRHKIYINLFEQSGQQFMECYKQATSWTPGTKRPEHPLHDAFRLFDIEFTDSDDTVIIIDEIQESAEIYNRIREFTRQFKSHFIITGSYLGKIYESDFRYSSGDVTTIPIYTLSFEEFLLAYDSALYEQYQNLSLDTPDSGNIYTLLKEAYDIYCQVGGYPKVVETYLETRSFEKAQGVLIKIIDTFTNESIRYFTDILDTRVFTQIFLSICRILNRESRGLKEDSISEELQKLVTRDYSSNISKAVCNRAISWLYFSGIIGFCAKITEMDVLDFKPASRCYFMDLGLANYYLTLTGTDAATLSGTLNENFVYINLKKRQDFPAEIAFETPAFATYKGGEIDFVAQTLKNRVRYLIEVKAGKGTATTSLKALEHGKADHLLYLKGDTKGGIDKKVRTLPIYLLERFNFQ, encoded by the coding sequence ATGTATCTGAAAAGAATCATTTACGATCAGCTTCTGGATTGGAAGAATGATACCAGTCACAGTACCCTGGAAGTAAGCGGGGCGAGACAGGTCGGAAAAACATACATTATCAATAAATTCGCAGATGAAAATTTCAGGCATAAAATCTATATCAATCTGTTTGAACAAAGCGGGCAACAGTTTATGGAGTGCTATAAGCAGGCCACTTCCTGGACTCCCGGTACAAAACGCCCAGAACACCCTCTTCATGATGCCTTTCGCCTGTTTGATATCGAGTTTACTGATTCTGACGACACTGTAATTATTATTGATGAGATTCAGGAATCCGCTGAGATTTATAACCGGATCCGGGAATTTACCAGACAGTTTAAATCCCACTTTATCATTACCGGAAGTTATCTTGGAAAGATCTATGAATCGGACTTCCGCTATTCCAGTGGTGATGTCACGACAATTCCCATTTATACGCTGTCCTTTGAAGAGTTCCTGCTTGCCTACGATTCTGCTTTATATGAACAATATCAGAATCTGTCACTGGACACCCCTGATTCAGGCAATATTTACACCCTCCTGAAGGAAGCTTACGACATCTACTGCCAGGTCGGCGGATATCCGAAAGTGGTGGAGACCTATCTGGAGACACGCAGCTTTGAAAAGGCTCAGGGTGTCCTGATTAAGATTATCGACACCTTCACCAACGAATCTATCCGGTATTTTACGGACATCCTGGACACAAGAGTCTTTACCCAGATCTTCCTGTCTATCTGCCGTATTTTAAACCGTGAAAGCCGGGGGCTGAAAGAAGACAGTATCAGCGAAGAACTGCAGAAACTGGTAACAAGAGACTATTCAAGTAATATATCAAAAGCAGTCTGCAACCGAGCCATCAGCTGGCTGTATTTTTCCGGTATCATCGGTTTCTGTGCAAAGATTACGGAAATGGATGTTCTGGATTTCAAGCCTGCAAGCCGCTGCTACTTTATGGATCTCGGCCTTGCAAACTACTATCTGACACTAACGGGAACCGATGCTGCAACGCTTTCCGGTACCCTGAATGAAAACTTTGTTTATATCAATCTGAAGAAACGCCAGGACTTCCCTGCTGAGATTGCTTTTGAAACACCTGCCTTCGCCACCTATAAGGGTGGAGAAATTGATTTTGTCGCCCAGACCTTAAAAAACCGCGTCCGCTATCTAATCGAAGTGAAAGCCGGTAAGGGTACTGCGACAACATCACTTAAGGCATTAGAGCACGGAAAAGCAGATCATCTGCTCTATCTGAAAGGGGATACCAAAGGCGGAATAGACAAAAAGGTTCGTACACTGCCGATCTACCTGCTGGAACGGTTCAACTTTCAATAA
- a CDS encoding helix-turn-helix domain-containing protein, which yields MSDFENLLRRAKSGDSAAVETIYQMFRPLLVKNALDFGVFDEDLYQELCHTLLLCILKFRI from the coding sequence ATGAGTGATTTTGAAAATTTACTGCGTCGGGCAAAATCCGGGGACAGTGCGGCAGTGGAAACTATCTATCAGATGTTCCGGCCATTGCTGGTAAAGAATGCCTTGGACTTCGGTGTATTTGATGAGGATCTCTACCAAGAGCTTTGTCATACGCTGCTTTTGTGCATTTTGAAGTTCCGGATATAA
- a CDS encoding RNA polymerase sigma factor, giving the protein MKEYGSEQGSSVQNRFTAYLVTAVKNKRISYMERKHQQTEFEAERPGVLERSYTDFEQEYRQYKLEHLPWKYNETPSIEQLIRVLEEGKLIGAIIKLKKREQEILIARVFEELDFKEIGTRMEMSEKQAEMAYYYVIRKIRKELEGKRYE; this is encoded by the coding sequence ATGAAAGAATACGGCTCAGAGCAGGGAAGCAGCGTCCAGAACCGATTCACAGCATATCTGGTAACTGCAGTAAAAAATAAACGAATCAGTTATATGGAAAGAAAGCATCAACAGACGGAATTTGAGGCTGAGCGTCCTGGCGTATTAGAAAGAAGCTATACGGACTTTGAACAGGAATATCGCCAGTATAAGCTGGAGCATCTGCCCTGGAAGTATAATGAGACTCCATCCATAGAGCAGCTGATTCGCGTGTTGGAAGAAGGAAAGCTGATTGGCGCAATAATCAAATTAAAGAAGAGAGAGCAGGAAATTCTGATCGCAAGGGTATTTGAGGAACTGGATTTCAAAGAGATTGGGACGAGGATGGAGATGTCAGAGAAGCAGGCAGAGATGGCTTACTACTATGTGATCCGGAAGATCAGAAAAGAACTGGAGGGGAAGCGATATGAGTGA
- a CDS encoding ZIP family metal transporter, with product MLIGILLPFAGTVLGSACVFFLKSLKKKIDKLLTGFAAGVMVAASVWSLLIPAMEQSENMGRLAFVPASVGFLLGIGFLLCIDEVVPHLHMYSDKPEGIKSGLSKHAMMLLAVTIHNIPEGMAVGVVLAAMQAEQSGITIGAALALAIGIAIQNFPEGAIIAIPLHNSGLEKKKAFVLGMLSGVVEPIGTILVLLMASTFTPILPYFLSFAAGAMIYVVVEELIPEMSEGKHSNIGVIAFSIGFVLMMILDIFFG from the coding sequence ATGCTGATAGGAATTTTGCTCCCTTTTGCCGGAACAGTATTAGGTTCGGCATGTGTGTTTTTTCTGAAGTCTTTGAAGAAAAAAATTGATAAACTTTTAACGGGATTCGCAGCAGGAGTTATGGTGGCAGCGTCTGTGTGGAGCCTTCTTATTCCTGCGATGGAACAGTCCGAAAATATGGGGAGGTTAGCTTTTGTTCCTGCATCAGTTGGATTTTTACTGGGAATCGGATTTTTACTGTGCATTGATGAGGTAGTTCCACATTTACATATGTATAGTGATAAACCGGAGGGAATAAAAAGTGGCTTGTCAAAACATGCCATGATGTTACTTGCAGTTACGATTCACAATATTCCAGAGGGAATGGCAGTTGGTGTTGTGCTGGCTGCAATGCAGGCAGAGCAGTCTGGTATTACCATAGGAGCGGCTTTAGCTTTGGCAATAGGAATTGCAATCCAGAATTTTCCGGAGGGTGCAATTATAGCTATTCCGCTTCATAATAGCGGGCTGGAAAAGAAAAAGGCATTTGTTTTGGGGATGTTGTCGGGAGTAGTTGAACCTATAGGAACAATATTAGTATTGTTGATGGCATCTACTTTTACACCGATACTTCCATATTTCCTGAGTTTTGCAGCTGGAGCAATGATTTATGTTGTGGTGGAGGAACTGATACCTGAAATGTCAGAGGGGAAGCATTCAAATATTGGAGTAATTGCATTTTCAATTGGGTTTGTACTGATGATGATTCTTGATATTTTTTTTGGGTAG
- a CDS encoding helix-turn-helix domain-containing protein yields MQVYNSDLCLKLGRRIAAARKNCHMTQEQLSAKAHVTSRHISDIERGLISPSYDVLRSLIIALNISADTLFFPDYEETDPIFRELTACYRKCPESKRTALVQTVDFLIETILIDEK; encoded by the coding sequence ATGCAAGTTTATAATTCTGATTTATGTTTAAAACTTGGCAGGCGTATTGCTGCTGCCAGAAAAAATTGTCATATGACTCAAGAACAGTTATCCGCAAAAGCCCATGTTACATCCAGACATATCAGCGATATCGAACGTGGTCTCATCAGTCCTTCCTATGATGTCCTGCGTTCTCTGATCATTGCTTTGAACATATCTGCCGACACTCTGTTTTTTCCCGATTATGAAGAAACAGATCCAATTTTTCGAGAGTTAACCGCCTGCTACCGAAAATGCCCAGAAAGCAAGCGTACTGCATTAGTCCAAACTGTAGACTTTTTAATAGAAACTATCCTTATTGACGAAAAATAG
- a CDS encoding recombinase family protein, producing the protein MAVKKFGYARVSTKDQNLARQIEILKAEGIEERDIFVEKESGRSFERKVYRSLVDTVLREGDLLVVTELKRFGRNYREIYQEWHHITKEIGADIKVTSMPILDTTQSKELVGQLITDVVLAVFAYVADEDWAERHELQRQGIEVAKAEGRHLGRPKVQFPENWDEWYPKWTAGEVTASEAMRQMGIKKDSFYRLAKRYEENSSNLEDGGT; encoded by the coding sequence ATGGCAGTAAAGAAATTCGGGTATGCGCGTGTATCCACGAAGGACCAGAACCTGGCGCGGCAGATTGAAATACTGAAGGCGGAAGGGATTGAGGAGCGGGATATTTTTGTGGAAAAGGAGAGCGGCAGATCCTTTGAACGAAAGGTGTACCGATCCCTAGTGGATACGGTTCTGCGGGAAGGAGATCTGCTGGTGGTAACGGAACTGAAGCGCTTCGGAAGAAACTACAGAGAAATCTATCAGGAGTGGCATCACATTACGAAGGAGATCGGAGCTGATATCAAGGTAACATCCATGCCGATCCTGGACACCACACAGTCCAAGGAGCTGGTAGGGCAATTGATTACCGATGTGGTGCTGGCTGTTTTTGCTTATGTGGCTGATGAAGACTGGGCGGAGCGCCATGAGCTGCAGAGACAGGGGATTGAGGTGGCAAAGGCAGAAGGCAGGCATCTTGGCAGACCGAAGGTACAGTTCCCTGAAAACTGGGATGAATGGTATCCCAAGTGGACGGCAGGAGAAGTAACAGCATCAGAGGCTATGCGGCAGATGGGGATAAAGAAAGATTCGTTCTATCGTCTGGCAAAACGGTATGAAGAAAATTCAAGTAATTTAGAGGATGGAGGTACTTAA